A region of the Bacteroidia bacterium genome:
CTCCTGTCGGTAAATGCTTCAACTGAATTTGAATAATTCCTGCTTTTCCTTGGTTAAAGGCATATTTAAAGGAATTGGTAATCCATTCATTCACCATTAAACCCATAGGAATGGCCTTGTCGATGAGTAGATAACATTCATCCATGTTCAACTGTATGCTAATTTCCTTGGATTTGTCTTGGTATATGGGTTGTATCTGTTGGACTAAATCCTGTACAAAGGCCGAAAATTCTACCGTTTCCAATCCATCGCTTTGATAAAGTTTTTGGTGCAGCAAGGCAATGGAACGAACACGGCTTTGGCTTTCCTGTATGGCTTTTTTGGCATTTTCGTCTTGCAAGGAATTCGCTTGCAGCATAAGCAGACTGGATATGGTTTGGAGGTTGTTTTTTACCCGGTGGTGAATTTCCTTGAGCAGCATTTCTTTCTCTTTAAGAAGACCTTCCTTTTCTTCCAGGGTTTGTTCGATTTTGCCTTTTTGTTCCCTTAATTCTTCGGTACGTTCGGCTATGGTTTGCTCCAAGCGGGTGTTTTCCTCCTTGAGCTTGTTTTCTCGCCATTTAATGTAACCCCAAACCAGTGCAATGGTAAACAAAACCATTAGGATTATAAACCAATTGCTTTCCCACCAGGGTTTTGCTATCAGGATAGGAATTTTCATTTCAGAAACTATCCCTGTATCGGAATCACGGTAGCAACGCACGTGCAATTCATAGGAGTTTCCCGGCTTCAAATTGGTAAAGCTTACGGTTCCTGTCTGACTAGGAGCGGTCCAAACACTATCTTGTCCTTTTAATAGGAATTGGTACCAAACCTTATGGGTGGTGCAGGCATTAAAGGACAAATCCAGGTTATTCCTGTAATAAGGAAGTTCCAGACGAAATCTTCCCGAGTTAATGGAATCCCCCACCTTAAACTGTTCTAAACTTTCAGGCATGCGATTTATAAGAATGGAAGCCAGGCTGAGCTTTAATCCATCCAAGGGCAAAGGCTTTTCTTCGGGTTTATAAACGACCAGTCCTTTTACCGAACCCAATAGCAGCCCATTGGGGAAGGGCAAAAGTCCGTTGGGATTGATGGTAACCGGATTAAATCCATCCCCATCGCCGAAGCGTTTGATGGCCCAATTCTTTCCTGTTGGATAAATTTTCGAAAACCCTTCATCACCGCCTGTCCATAAACAATGTCGGTTTGGGTCATAAACCAATCCGGGGACAAAATCGCTAGACAAGCCATCGGAACTTTTCAAAAATGCTTTAAATGCATGGTCTGTGGCAGGTTTATGCCAAATGCCCTGGTCGCCTGTACCAACATAAAGGGTGTGGTGCTCATCTTCGGTAATAGACCATACTGCGCTTTTTGCCAATGTTTTTTCCTGCACAAATTGTCCTTGTTGGTTCATTTGCCAGAGTCCCTGATCTTGAGAGCCAATCCATAAATTTCCGGCATGGTCTTTAAATAGTGTTAAGATGTTTTTGGCCGTAATTCCGTTTGAATCTTCCACATAACTCATTTTTCCTGTTTTATCTACCTTGACCAAACCCAGGCCATAATTGGCAATCCAGGCCGTTCCGGAGGCATCGAAGCAAACTTTTTGGCTGCTGTACAGGCTATTTCCCTGAGTATCCTTAATTTCTTTCTTCAACCGTAAATTACCTTTAGAAAAGGAAAATACTGCCGCCCCATTATTGGAACAAATCCATAGTTGGCCGGAAGGGTCAAAGGCAAGGTCATTTATTCCTTCCTCAAAATAAGCCAGGCCTACATCCAATTTATTGAACTCCCTGGAATTGCCGGGTTGAAATAAAAAAAGACCGGAGGCTGTACCCAGCAAATAGGCATCTTTACCATATGAAAGCAGGCATGTTAGATTAGGGTTTTTCAATCCGTGGGTTTCAGAATAGGTCACAAAGCATTCGTTTCGTAACACATTTACCCCACCGTAAAGGGTTCCAATCCACACAGCGTTTTCATAATCAACCATTACGGTTTGGACTGCTTCCACCGAAAGACCTTCAGATTTACCAAAACGTTTGAATTTACCAGTTTGAGGCGAATATTGAAGCAAACCGTGACTGGTAGCTAACCACAATTTACCCCTTTTATCTATTGCCAATCCGCCAATGAAATCGGCATCGGCAGGAGGTGGTAAAGGAATAAGTTGGGTTTGTCCTTGTCGGTTTAGTTTTAGTAAGGTTACAGAGGTAGAACCAAACCAGGCATTACCATTGTTATCCCTAGTGGCGCTGAAGAAAACTTTATCTGATAAACGGGAAGCTGCTACCGAATAAAAGTGATTGTTTTCAAAGTACATTAAACCCTTTTCGGTACCTATATAGAGTTTTTCATCCCAAAAAAGCAAGGAATAACAAGTGTTTGAAGCCAAACCCTCTTTGGTAGTATAATGAGAGAATGTATTGTTTTGAAAGCAATAAATTCCATTTTCCCCGGTAGCGAACCAAATGGCACCGGAGGCATCTTCAGCGATGGAATAAACTACTCCGTCACAAAGTCCTTCTTTTTCTCCGTACAATTTGAATTGTCCTTGTTGGAAGCGGTTTACCCCTTTTTCACTTCCCAACCAGAGTTCGCCTGAACTAGACTGAAAGCAATAGGTAAGAAAATTGGAAGAAAGTCCGAGGTTTTGGTTAAAGCATTGAAAGTTTTTTCCATCAAACAGGTTGGCCCCACCGCCCTGGGTAGCCATCCATACTTGTCCTTTCGTATCCTGAAAGAGGTGATTGACACTGGCATTGTTCATACCATCCGAAACCGAAAATTGGCGAATGGGGTAGTGTTGGGCTGATAAATAGGCAAATGGTGAAAACCAGATTAAAACAACTAAAAGGCACAGAAAACCGGCAAACCTTTTCAATTTTTGTCTAATTTAATGGCTAAAAAATCAAAAAACACCTACTTAGCGAATTGAAGTCCTTTAATAAACTTAAAATCCTTACTGTTAAAAGTTAGCAAAGCTGCATTGTTTTCCAAACAAGTTGCTGCAATAAGAGCATCAGGTAAAAACAAGCGACGAGCAGGTGAACTATAGGTGTCTACCAATTTTAATGCCCTTTCACCAATTGATTTAGAAAGAGGAATTATTGTATGATCTTCGGTAATAGCTGCAACAACTTTCTTTTTGTTTTTATCGGTGGCACCAACTGAAAGCTCAATAATACTTACAATTGAAATATAAATAGATAATTTGTACTTTCTTAGCATGGAGAGGGCCATCTCATTCCCTCGAATAGCTGCAATAAAAATATTGGTATCAACGATTACCATCCTTTGGTTCTTTTTTCAATACCGCCGTATCTTAAGGTATCAGCATCCATTTCCCAATCAGGACAACTGCCAAAATAGGTAAAGCTTGGTTCTTTTCTTTTCTTTTGCTCCACCTTCCCTTTTGTTTTGGACAAACTCACCTCTACAAAATCCAAATCTTTTAAAAAGGCTAAAAAATGTTGAGCCTTACTATCATCTACTTTTATTTGTAAGTCCATTTTAAACTGCTTTGTTTAACAAAGGTAGGAATAAATATCCTTTTTTCATCACCTAGAGTAATTTTCATGTATTCCCATTGCAGAAGGATAGCTATTTAAGAGAAAACAAGGCTCCGTCAGGATGTTTAGGATTATAGATTAAGGTGTTTTCAGCGGGAACCACAGCCAAGTCCATTCCTTCGATAGGTATAGCCCCTAGCAAAGGTTCAGTATTTCCCGGTAGAACAAAGGCATCGGTATAACAGGAACGGTTTCCAAAACTAACTTTAATTCCACCAACCAATTCCTTGGTGCTGATTGTCCCGTCTGCCAACGAAACTTGCATTGGAATCCCTATTTTTAGACCTAGTTTAGTTCGAATTTCTTCATTTATTGCCAATCGTATAGATCCGGTATCAACCATCATATCAACAGTTAATTCGCGGATTTGATCTTGTGGAATCAGACCTTCTCCAAACTTATATTCATCGTATTGATTCGTTAATTTTAGTGTAGCGTAGGTTAGTCCCATTTTTTTGAAAATTGTTTTCAAATTTAAAACAAAATCCATTGCATACATCCATACAATATAGCAAACTATGCCACGAAGTAGTATTTATTCATCAGAAAGTCTGGGTTTTTCAACCGGTATAAATAGCTTTTCATCATAAGATTGGCCATTTAGATTCGCGTAGCTTCCTTTGGAATAGCAAATTAAAAATACAGGTTTTCCGTGAGACTGTTTACACCTATATCAGCGATAGATTTACAGAGCCCATCACCGAAGAAAAAGAAGCGTTGGAAAGGGTTGGGTGATGATGGAATGGAGAAATTAACAGACAGGGAGTTGGAGGTGTTGGAATTGATAGTGGAAGGTTTATCGAGCAAGATGATAGCCCAACGCCTCAACCTAAGTTTGGACACGGTAGAAACCCACCGCCGCAACCTGATTCGCAAAACCAAATCAGGCAATATGGTGGAGGTGGTAGTGAAGGGGTTTAGGAAGGGATGGGTGAGGTAGAATTGTAAAAACATGGAACAACAAGAAAATAAACGACCAAGTATGCCCACACCGGAGGAGTTGGAAGCCATGATGGTGGTACCGGCTTGGTTGGTGCATGGGGGAATTGTTCTATTGCAATGGCTTATTTATGGTTTACCCTTGGTTTTATTGGCCTTACCAATTATTTATTTGGAAGGATGGGTTTTGAAATTATTGGTTTTGGCATCAACTCCTTTGGTTTACAGTTTATTGTTTGGAGTAACAGCAGGAATATTAAGCAGGCCATTTCAGGCAGGAATAATAAAAGGCGTATTTCCACGAGATGTGCGCTTTCCAATATATGCCATGCGTCGTTTGTACGGCATTTGCTGGACCAGTGTGTATTACTTCAAACCGGTTTATGGAATAATACTTTCTATGCCTTGGTTTAAGGCTGTTGTTTTTAGGTTATTTGGGTATAAGGGGTCGTTGAATTTTAACTTAGCTCCTGATACTTGGATTAGAGATCTTCCTTTATTAAAAGTAGAGGAGGGAGCTTATGCCGCAAATCGATCTACGATTGGAACTAATATCTGCTTAGGTGATGGAAATATTATTGTTGGAGGTGTAACTTTAAAAAAGAAAGCTATGATAGGTCACTTATCCATGGTTGGTGTAGGAGTTAGATTGGGTGAGAATAGTGAAATAGGTGTAGGTTGTATGCTAGGATTAAAAACTGACCTAGGCAATAATTCTTCAATCGACCCTGGATGTGTAATTAGTCATAGAGTAAAAATTGGTCAAAATAGTAAAATTGGAGCTGATAGTTTTATTGGTAATGAAGTAATCATTGGCGACAACATTACAATTCCTTCCAACACCCAGATACCAGACAAGGCGGAGGTATTGACGCAGGAGGATGTGGAGAGGTGGGTAAGGAAGGGGGAGAAAAATGAAATAATAAATAATAATAAAACCCAGGTAGCCGAAAAGGGGAAATAGAGTAGGCGAAAAAAATAATTTAAAATGAAAACTTTTCATGTTTATTTAATTGCAGGTCCAAGTCAAACTGACGTACCACCCATTCCAATTGTAGTTAAAGCTGATAATTATGCTGCTGAAAAAAGACAATTTGGTAGCAATGGAGTAGTAGATTCAATTTATTTATTTTGGAATGGAAATGACAGAAATACAGGTGGTGTGGCAGATTTTCCAAAGGATAAAGTTTTGGGTATAGTTCAACAATAATCTAAATAATAAACATAATTAAACTCAGTTGGCCAAAAAGGGGAAAAATTCCTAAATCCGATATTTGAGCCAGAAAAGTTGAATTATTGGTTGATACCGGAGCTTACAATCTTTCTATAAATACCGAATAGACAAATTGTATAGTCCAATTTTATGTTTAAGTTTTCTTGAAAAATGGCCTAACATTTTGTATCCTCGGTATTTACCAATGATAATTCTCGAAATAGCCATTGAACTATTTCTTAAATAACATTGGAATAACGAGGAGCTTGCTACCCAATTAGGTCTTGAAATAACCGGAAAACAAGCCTTTGAACTGTCCGATGGAGAGATCAAAACTTTCGGAATAGCCGAACCGGTAGAGATAAGGTTTAATTACAGAACGACCTCCTGCAGTCCGGTGGTATTGGCGGGAAAAACTGAAATGGTGCTCGGCTGCATTCCGCTCGAAGATATGGACCTTATCATTGATCCACGTAAAGAACTATTGGATATTCCGGCAGATAGACCTTTCATGGCAAAAAAGAAGCTGAAATAGAAGAAACGGATTGTTTCATTTAACGGATTTGGGGTTCTTTAATAGCTTAGCAAATATGAACTTCAATTTATTAATCTAACAAATCCTTAAATTTTATACTATTTTGCTTATGGATTTAATATCCGCTAAAATCCTATTATCCAACCCAAATCTAGCCAACCTTCATTCAATAGAAACAACTTCATTGGTTGATACTGGAGCATTGTTTCTTTGTATTCCTGAACATATAGCCATACAACTGCAACTTAAAGAATTCGAAAAAAAGGAAGTAACCATTGCAGATGGAAGCAAAAAATTAGTTCCCTATGTTGGTCCTATAAAAGTAAATTTCGAAAACAGGATGTGTCTCACCGGAGCCTTGGTCATAGGTGAAACCGTATTGCTTGGTGCAATCCCAATCGAAGATATGGATTTGATTATTCATCCGGCCCAGTTAAAACTAATGGTAAATCTCGCCTACCCCAATATTCCGGGTGCTTTAGTTATGTAGTTGTTTGGGAAGTATATAATACTTAACTAACAAATACCAATCTGAGCAAAGCAAAGCGCTTTTTAACCTTTCGAATAATCGAAAATCCCTCTCACGGAAAACCCTTATTTTTATATTCTATTTCTTTCAACTTTAAAACAAGAAAAGCTTTGGCATATATTTGTTCCTGCCCTTTCTAAAAATACTTATGCCCCGCGTTCTCCTTTCTTTCCTGTTTCTCAATTTTTCTTTCCTTCTTGCCTACGCTCAACCTGGTGGGCTCGACCTTTCCTTTGCCCCCCAATTAGGAGCCGATGATGATGTGCAGGATATTGAAACAGAAACTGAAGGTAAAATTTATATTGGTGGTGATTTCATTTATTACAATGGAAACTACTCTCCCCGTATTGCCAGACTTAATTCGGATGGGAGTTTAGATTCTTCCTTCCATGTGGGAGATGGATTGGATGGTAGGTTGCGAAAAATTGCATTTCAAACAGATGGGAAAATTTTGTTGGCCGGGGATTTTAATACCTATAATTTTAATCCTTCCAAAGGAATAGTCCGGGTTTTTCCTTCCGGTGAAATCGATTCCAGTTTTCATGTTGGAACAGGTATAAATAATCGGGGAATTACACTTGCGGTTCAGCCCGATCAACGAATTTTAGTAGGGGGCAGTTTCACGGTATACAATGGTGTAACTGTTACTCGTTTAATACGCCTCTTACCTAATGGGGCCCTTGATTCTACCTTCAATTTTGCCAATGGTCCCAATGGAACGGTTGAAGAAATTTTACTACAATCTGATGGGAAAATTATAATTGGAGGTGATTTTACTCAGATAGGTTCCAACTATAGACTCAGGGTGGCCCGTCT
Encoded here:
- a CDS encoding LuxR C-terminal-related transcriptional regulator → MEKLTDRELEVLELIVEGLSSKMIAQRLNLSLDTVETHRRNLIRKTKSGNMVEVVVKGFRKGWVR
- a CDS encoding clan AA aspartic protease, producing MDLISAKILLSNPNLANLHSIETTSLVDTGALFLCIPEHIAIQLQLKEFEKKEVTIADGSKKLVPYVGPIKVNFENRMCLTGALVIGETVLLGAIPIEDMDLIIHPAQLKLMVNLAYPNIPGALVM
- a CDS encoding PIN domain-containing protein, translated to MVIVDTNIFIAAIRGNEMALSMLRKYKLSIYISIVSIIELSVGATDKNKKKVVAAITEDHTIIPLSKSIGERALKLVDTYSSPARRLFLPDALIAATCLENNAALLTFNSKDFKFIKGLQFAK
- a CDS encoding aspartyl protease family protein, which gives rise to MGLTYATLKLTNQYDEYKFGEGLIPQDQIRELTVDMMVDTGSIRLAINEEIRTKLGLKIGIPMQVSLADGTISTKELVGGIKVSFGNRSCYTDAFVLPGNTEPLLGAIPIEGMDLAVVPAENTLIYNPKHPDGALFSLK